In Raphanus sativus cultivar WK10039 chromosome 5, ASM80110v3, whole genome shotgun sequence, the following proteins share a genomic window:
- the LOC108863469 gene encoding uncharacterized protein LOC108863469 codes for MKRQVGGGVQRMRSARPTTIHDCALSGDLISLQKLLKDNPSLLNERNPVMYHTPLHVSAGNGNVDIVKYLLDWPGSDKVELEAMNTYGETPLHMAAKNGCNEAAKLLLERGAFIEAKASNGMTPLHLAVWYSITSKDISTVKTLLDNNADCSAKDNEGMTPLDHLPQGQSSEKLRELLRWFLQEQRKKSALEACGKTKAKMDLLEEELSNIVGLNELKTQLRKWAKGMLLDERRRALGMNIGTRRPPHMAFLGNPGTGKTMVARVLGKLLHTVGILPTDKVTEVQRTDLVGEFVGHTGPKTRRKIQEAEGGILFVDEAYRLIPMQKADDKDYGLEALEEIMSVMDTGKIVVIFAGYSEPMKRVIASNEGFCRRVTKFFNFSDFSAKELAQILHIKMNSQGEDTLFYGFKLHESCTLQEIASVIERETTEKKRKEMNGGLVDTLLVNARENLDLRLSFDCVDTEEICTIRLEDLEAGLRVFSQ; via the exons ATGAAGCGACAAGTCGGCGGAGGAGTACAGCGGATGAGATCCGCAAGACCCACCACAATTCACGATTGCGCTCTCTCCGGCGATCTCATTTCGTTGCAGAAGCTTCTCAAAGACAACCCTTCTCTCCTCAACGAACGCAATCCCGTC ATGTATCACACGCCACTTCATGTTTCTGCTGGTAATGGCAATGTTGATATTGTTAAGTATCTCTTAGATTGGCCTGGATCCGATAAAGTTGAGTTGGAAGCCATGAACACT TATGGTGAAACCCCATTGCACATGGCAGCCAAGAACGGCTGCAATGAAGCTGCTAAGCTACTCCTTGAGCGTGGTGCTTTTATCGAAGCCAAAGCCAGC AACGGTATGACACCATTGCATCTTGCGGTTTGGTATTCTATTACCTCCAAAGACATCTCTACTGTTAAGACATTGCTGGATAATAACGCTGATTGCAGCGCTAAAGATAAC gAAGGGATGACTCCTTTGGACCATCTACCGCAAGGACAGAGCAGCGAGAAGTTGCGTGAACTGTTGCGTTGGTTTCTCCAAGAGCAGAGGAAAAAAAGTGCCCTAGAGGCTTGCGGTAAGACCAAAGCCAAGATGGATCTACTCGAGGAAGAGCTGTCCAATATCGTTGGACTAAACGAGCTCAAGACACAGCTGAGGAAATGGGCTAAAGGAATGCTTTTAGATGAGAGGCGTAGGGCCCTTGGAATGAACATTGGTACTCGAAGGCCTCCGCATATGGCGTTTCTTGGAAACCCTGGGACTG GTAAAACCATGGTTGCTCGAGTTCTCGGGAAGTTGCTTCACACTGTTGGAATCTTACCAACCGATAAGGTAACAGAAGTTCAGCGCACAGACTTGGTCGGTGAGTTTGTCGGTCATACAGGGCCAAAGACAAGGAGAAAG ATCCAAGAAGCTGAGGGAGGAATCCTCTTTGTGGATGAAGCATACAGGTTGATCCCAATGCAAAAGGCAGACGACAAGGACTACGGTCTAGAAGCTCTGGAAGAAATAATGTCGGTCATGGACACGGGGAAGATCGTGGTGATATTCGCGGGATACAGCGAGCCGATGAAGCGTGTGATTGCATCTAACGAAGGGTTTTGCAGAAGGGTCACAAAGTTTTTCAACTTCAGCGACTTCAGTGCAAAGGAACTGGCGCAGATACTTCACATCAAGATGAACAGCCAGGGAGAGGACACTCTCTTCTATGGTTTCAAGCTGCACGAGTCTTGCACCCTGCAGGAGATAGCTTCAGTGATCGAGAGAGAGACGAccgagaagaagaggaaggagatGAACGGAGGGTTGGTGGACACGTTGCTGGTTAACGCAAGGGAGAATCTTGATCTCCGACTTAGCTTTGATTGTGTTGACACTGAAGAGATTTGTACCATCAGGTTGGAAGATTTAGAGGCTGGTCTTCGTGTTTTCTCGCAGTGA